Proteins co-encoded in one Camelina sativa cultivar DH55 unplaced genomic scaffold, Cs unpScaffold00989, whole genome shotgun sequence genomic window:
- the LOC104774012 gene encoding uncharacterized protein LOC104774012 yields the protein MDSNELETNVTVVHDEATGSVPSEEGAEGPIQDDEPDDEDPRERDTFDIEKAVVEFIDEPSIVHDEYPDSSSDEDDEARRVRKRNNIRKVDGTLYYHQIFFNAIAFKEAVLGHALKTGCNIAQYMYDKTKIGFRCAGDGCIWRIYCAITKKCRRWRVNKYIDKHTCNPNGDCEMLKIEQTIKAKWKITVSRPQCQAARNKALRWIEKEYDEQFAMLQDYASEIRESNQDSTVEVDTVTNDAGEEVFNSFYVCFDVLKRTWKDSCRPLIGLDGTFIKGKVKGQLLVALGRDSDNAIYPIAWGCVQVENIVNWLWFVRKIKADLGLMDGDGYIIVSDRQKGLIRAVELELPKVEHRMCVRHIYGNLKRNHGKDKEMKKYVWDIAWSYNEKDFEANMIKLKNYSEIVWRDVVKSKPRNWCRAFYKQGNFCEDVENNSVESFNNSILKARNKAFVPMLETIRRLAMVRIARRSAESHDHNGRCTPYVSKFLAKEFEKASECHIRRSTNDSYEATLSGISHRVSLTEKTCTCQKWKICGIPCEHAYGVIIDRKFEVEDYVCFWFRTPMWRRNYTEGLVPQRGPAYWPSTNFPNVHRLPSPPQPRRKKGKENKKDKKRKKRPNESPSKKTPKKLKRIMHCGMCGEAGHNSRFHSKKKSSKQ from the exons ATGGATTCGAATGAGCTGGAGACGAATGTGACAGTCGTTCATGACGAGGCTACTGGGTCTGTTCCGTCAGAGGAAGGAGCAGAAGGTCCGATCCAAGACGATGAACCCGACGATGAAGATCCAAGAGAGCGAGACACGTTTGACATCGAGAAAGCCGTAGTGGAGTTTATAGACGAACCATCGATCGTTCATGATGAGTATCCGGACAGttcaagtgatgaagatgatgaagctcGTCGAGTGAGAAAGCGGAACAACATCAGAAAAGTCGATGGGACTTTGTACTATCACCAAATATTCTTCAACGCCATTGCATTTAAGGAAGCTGTACTCGGCCATGCTCTGAAGACTGGATGCAACATCGCACAGTACATGTATGATAAAACCAAGATTGGATTTAGATGTGCTGGAGATGGATGTATTTGGCGCATATATTGTGCAATCACTAAGAAATGTAGGAGGTGGAGGGTGAATAAGTACATTGATAAGCATACATGTAATCCGAATGGAGATTGTGAGATGTTGAAG ATAGAACAAACCATTAAAGCGAAATGGAAGATCACTGTATCCAGGCCTCAATGTCAAGCTGCAAGGAATAAAGCTTTGAGATGGATTGAGAAAGAGTATGATGAGCAGTTTGCAATGCTCCAAGATTACGCGTCTGAGATACGAGAATCAAACCAAGATTCAACTGTTGAAGTTGACACTGTGACTAACGATGCAGGAGAAGAGGTATTCAACAGTTTCTATGTCTGCTTTGATGTGCTCAAGAGAACATGGAAAGATTCTTGTAGGCCACTAATAGGTTTAGATGGAACCTTTATAAAAGGTAAAGTTAAAGGTCAGTTGTTGGTTGCTTTAGGTAGAGATTCAGATAATGCTATCTACCCAATAGCATGGGGGTGTGTACAAGTAGAAAACATAGTAAATTGGTTGTGGTTTGTGAGGAAGATTAAGGCTGATTTGGGACTAATGGATGGTGATGGTTATATCATAGTCTCTGATCGCCAAAAG GGACTTATCCGAGCTGTTGAGTTAGAGCTACCAAAAGTTGAGCATAGAATGTGTGTCCGACACATTTATGGCAACTTGAAGAGAAACCATGGGAAAGataaagagatgaagaagtatGTCTGGGATATTGCATGGAGCTACAATGAGAAGGATTTTGAAGCAAACATGATCAAGCTTAAAAACTACAGTGAGATTGTCTGGCGTGATGTTGTAAAGTCGAAACCAAGAAATTGGTGCAGGGCGTTCTACAAGCAAGGAAACTTCTGTGAAGATGTTGAGAATAACTCAGTCGAGTCATTCAACAACTCCATTTTGAAAGCCAGGAACAAAGCATTTGTGCCAATGCTTGAGACCATAAGGAGACTTGCGATGGTCAGGATTGCCAGGAGATCTGCCGAGTCTCATGATCACAATGGGAGATGCACGCCATATGTGTCTAAGTTCCTTGCCAAAGAATTTGAAAAAGCTTCCGAATGTCATATTAGAAGGAGCACAAACGATAGTTACGAAGCTACACTTAGTGGAATTTCTCATCGGGTAAGCTTGACTGAGAAGACTTGCACTTGTCAAAAATGGAAAATCTGTGGCATTCCTTGTGAGCATGCTTATGGAGTCATTATTGATAGGAAGTTTGAGGTTGAAGACTATGTGTGTTTCTGGTTTCGGACACCTATGTGGAGGAGGAACTACACAGAAGGCCTTGTTCCACAAAGAGGACCTGCTTATTGGCCATCTACTAACTTCCCTAATGTGCATAGACTACCATCACCCCCGCAGCCTAGGAGGAAGAAAGGAAAGGAGAATAAGAAggacaaaaagaggaaaaaaagaccAAATGAGTCTCCTTCgaaaaaaacacctaaaaagttgaaaaggaTAATGCATTGTGGTATGTGTGGTGAAGCTGGTCACAATTCTAGGTTTCactcgaagaagaagtcttCTAAACAG